A window of the Candida orthopsilosis Co 90-125, chromosome 1 draft sequence genome harbors these coding sequences:
- a CDS encoding Cox17 copper metallochaperone, with the protein MSSSSEQKPKPCCVCLDERKERDKCVLFHGVDSEDCKSILDKYTSCMKGYGFTPNPIKN; encoded by the coding sequence ATgtcgtcatcatcagaaCAGAAACCCAAGCCATGTTGTGTATGTCTCgatgaaagaaaagagagaGACAAATGTGTATTATTTCACGGAGTTGATAGCGAAGATTgcaaatcaattcttgacaAGTATACCTCATGTATGAAGGGTTATGGGTTCACACCTAACCCAATTAAGAATTGA
- a CDS encoding Vps54 protein (S. cerevisiae homolog VPS54 has role in retrograde transport, endosome to Golgi, ascospore wall assembly, Golgi to vacuole transport and localizes to mitochondrion, GARP complex) produces MADESSNNINVSSLDESVINLNDDLPMESSEHSFSSIDQPSSASTHQRLSHSHRRTGSLTSYRRSIDNESVVSLGTFFNADDKAAVYSPLGPNSIYELTVGSDQARSRKNRAPRNSVKLNGGTTLLSNLNTPTSQDIPQIQLERLKKKVSNRSIETRFVDDILDEYKKFEDSYKALTEESLRKLSKSNNSTVSAFSSAEQIDMSHSLSNVPEVFLDPDFKLDDPRTFKKVLENTNLKLEEDHIINDTGLQEKFSNYLDIVEINLISEIEKSSDSFFDAIGDIEKIQTKSEHCVQDFNKLMSKLDLLEKNQAKKGLKILESMLRKQNVEALERATIQLQYITTIFQLANISFRENNYFKCLNEIVATEIMIAGVEFENVEDPDIRRIYPHINVSNLSNVPALIHLRNDLQTLKTDCSKKFTDDFVELLLNDLKSHYENVPSRDTLNRMYSKMDTSRKYASRPINTSYLDLDDSLKQNLREYVGYLAKSGQLVNAYTVYQNQFIGEIKNIIKQNLPTQKPEEFSQTSTESSPAPNQIENKSNQLSANIKILTPKEFESMLAETFAQLSECLRRLSVHQKLLLDVALTSIPPTSDVNIMSLDITKAIHKAIELTQIRLMKVMNVRQEQITDLPLPLYLRLYSITSAYLNECEMINPAFEFTGAGNVLKEWFPNKLVYYIHRLHNNLSRSAAKSCMSETWKVTDDAKALQPAQTALNEVIGYTEFIQSSGEKGFSGSQWLSSMDFYDNGAPEAAQYKEGFSATKLDIYGDEFMVPNLAVVVSGHVKEYLAASKAFPNHSLTIESNLLIYFRDLNSRVSQAVLGAGATRTAGLKHITTKHLALCTRFIEFNVALLSVVQGGFKEAPEQNEQLTFKKMVADYKSHETELFAKVITIMEERTVLSCNKLPEINWAEPVKHPQQCHSYMESLVRDTLTVSKVLMRYLPEAKYSIILSRIFDNYKRLFVETYCTRLPPFKDFNEKHNVLRDVDYFRVKLSDISGYKNSGQVIWENVNSMPTEEDTKMDEVMRNNSTVETKREEPAVKSKNTFERLVSSARSSLERSPAPKQETSLEPTHSSNSIKEEDEEANATTSEEVQNQNNKKKFPDDSNVLFDAEVVDEEEAKEESPADISISKERVDSNTDKQVEAGGELEKEKNEVDDAKETDTAVERPEEDKDIEKAAEMDGTQKEAKAEESTINSKNMALTEHPNIEKTAKDIGDAPKDTSISKDSQETDTESQSTAVQDSSTKDYDAEAKKKQEFTTDEASSLTESVIANGSTKKSESTTSELRDLTNIALSNDVDSEPEPQEKRADDAEVIDEKKPEQRELNNDDQPAKDEKSVETVQEKDEPAKTGSTQKEPEKKEFEQESLKEADVISEDPPSKVDTNVDKADSEFTEEKKSATDLSTNKESDKTKLPNSKPMTEDKQSDKSSNKTKNQKKKNKKNKKKKN; encoded by the coding sequence ATGGCAGATGAATCATCGAATAACATTAATGTATCTTCATTAGATGAGAGTGTCAttaatttgaatgatgacCTTCCAATGGAGTCGTCAGAACACTCGTTCAGCTCAATTGACCAACCTTCATCAGCTAGCACCCATCAACGCTTATCTCATTCACATAGAAGAACTGGCTCTTTGACTTCATACAGAAGAAGCATAGACAATGAAAGTGTTGTACTGTTGGGaacttttttcaatgccGATGATAAAGCGGCGGTTTATTCACCATTGGgaccaaattcaatatatGAATTGACCGTGGGGTCTGACCAGGCTAGAAGTAGAAAGAATCGAGCACCAAGGAATTCAGTGAAATTAAACGGTGGGACGACTCTTCTATCTAATTTGAATACACCAACTTCTCAAGATATCCCACAAATACAACTAGagagattgaagaagaaagtttCGAACCGGCTGATAGAAACAcgatttgttgatgatatccTTGATGAATACAAAAAGTTTGAGGATAGTTATAAAGCATTAACAGAGGAGTCATTGAGGAAGTTGTCCAAGTCGAACAATAGTACAGTTTCTGCATTCTCCTCCGCGGAACAAATAGATATGAGCCACCTGCTATCAAATGTGCCAGAAGTGTTTCTAGACCCTGATTTCAAACTCGATGATCCAAGGACATTCAAAAAAGTGTTGGAAAATACGAACCTTAAGTTAGAAGAAGACCATATTATTAATGATACTGGGTTACAAGAAAAATTCTCAAATTACCTagacattgttgaaataaatttaatatcagagattgaaaaatcatcGGACTCATTCTTTGATGCAATTggagatattgaaaaaatccAAACAAAATCAGAACATTGTGTGCaagatttcaacaaattgatgcTGAAACTTGATTTACTTGAGAAAAACCAAGCCAAGAAAGGATTGAAGATACTTGAACTGATGCTTCGAAAACAAAACGTAGAGGCGTTGGAGAGGGCAAccattcaacttcaatacATCACGACCATATTTCAATTAGCCAATATATCCTTCCGTGAGAACAACTACTTCAAGTGcttgaatgaaattgttgcaacAGAGATTATGATTGCTGGTGTGgagtttgaaaatgtgGAGGATCCAGATATAAGGCGAATTTACCCACACATAAATGTATCTAATTTAAGCAACGTCCCGGCGTTAATTCATTTGCGGAACGATCTACAAACGCTAAAGACGGACTGCTCAAAGAAATTCACCGATGACTTTGTTGaacttcttttgaatgatCTTAAATCACATTACGAGAATGTTCCATCGAGGGACACACTAAATAGAATGTATTCAAAGATGGACACTTCTAGGAAATATGCATCCAGGCCCATCAACACATCTTATCTTGATCTAGATGATAgcttgaaacaaaatttgagAGAATATGTGGGATATTTGGCTAAATCTGGTCAACTAGTCAACGCATACACGGTTTATCAAAACCAGTTTATTGGAGAGATCAAAAATATTATCAAGCAGAATCTTCCAACTCAAAAGCCAGAAGAATTTTCACAAACTTCAACTGAAAGCTCACCTGCCCCTAATcagattgaaaataaatcCAATCAACTCAGTgccaatatcaaaatccTCACACCAAAGGAATTTGAGAGTATGCTTGCAGAGACGTTTGCACAGTTATCTGAATGTTTGCGTAGGTTATCAGTGcatcaaaaacttttgcTTGATGTTGCACTAACAAGCATCCCACCTACTTCTGATGTCAATATTATGTCTTTGGATATCACCAAAGCTATTCACAAAGCAATTGAGTTAACTCAAATTCGGTtaatgaaggtgatgaaTGTGCGTCAAGAGCAAATTACTGATTTACCGCTTCCACTTTACCTTCGTCTATATTCAATCACATCAGCGTACTTGAACGAATGTGAAATGATAAATCCAGCGTTTGAGTTTACTGGAGCTGGAAATGTCTTGAAAGAGTGGTTTCCCAACAAATTGGTTTATTACATACATAGACTACATAATAACCTTTCCAGGCTGGCTGCGAAGAGCTGCATGAGTGAAACTTGGAAGGTTACGGATGACGCTAAAGCCTTGCAACCGGCTCAAACTGCCTTAAATGAGGTTATAGGCTATACGGAATTTATTCAATCAAGTGGAGAAAAAGGCTTTTCAGGATCTCAATGGCTATCATCTATGGACTTTTATGATAACGGAGCACCCGAAGCAGCTCAGTATAAAGAGGGGTTTTCAGCCACCAAGTTGGACATCTATGGAGATGAATTCATGGTTCCCAATTTGGCTGTCGTTGTTCTGGGTCATGTTAAAGAGTATTTGGCTGCATCTAAAGCTTTTCCTAACCATTCTCTCACGATTGAAAGTAACCTTTTGATCTACTTCCGCGACTTGAATTCAAGAGTCTCACAAGCAGTGTTGGGAGCTGGTGCTACAAGGACTGCAGGCTTAAAACACATCACAACAAAGCATTTAGCACTTTGTACTCgattcattgaattcaatgttGCGTTACTTAGTGTTGTACAAGGTGGCTTCAAAGAAGCACCTGAACAGAATGAGCAATTGACATTCAAGAAGATGGTTGCAGACTACAAGAGTCATGAAACTGAATTGTTTGCCAAGGTTATTACTATAATGGAAGAAAGGACGGTTTTGAGTTGTAATAAGTTGCCAGAGATAAATTGGGCCGAACCGGTTAAGCACCCCCAGCAGTGCCATAGCTACATGGAGAGTCTTGTGAGGGATACTTTGACTGTTTCCAAGGTCTTGATGAGATATTTACCGGAAGCAAAGTATTCGATAATTCTTCTGCGTATTTTTGACAATTACAAACGTCTTTTCGTGGAAACGTACTGTACAAGACTCCCACCATTTAAAGATTTTAACGAGAAACACAATGTACTTCGAGATGTTGATTATTTTAGAGTCAAGTTGAGTGATATATCAGGGTATAAAAATTCTGGTCAAGTGATTTGGGAAAATGTCAACCTGATGCCTACCGAAGAGGATACAAAGATGGATGAAGTAATGCGTAACAATTCAACTGTGGAGACGAAGCGAGAAGAGCCAGCTGTTAAGCTGAAGAATACGTTTGAGCGACTTGTTTCTTCTGCAAGAAGCTCGTTAGAAAGAAGTCCAGCTCCAAAACAGGAAACTTCCCTTGAACCTACACATTCAAGCAATAGTATCAAGgaagaagacgaagaagCTAATGCAACTACTTCAGAAGAggttcaaaatcaaaataacaaaaagaagtttcCCGATGATTCAAATGTATTGTTTGATGCTGAGGTTgtagatgaagaagaggcaAAAGAAGAGTCTCCAGCAGATATAAGTATTAGCAAAGAACGAGTGGACTCAAACACAGACAAACAAGTAGAAGCAGGTGGAGAAttagagaaagaaaagaatgaagttgatgatgcGAAGGAGACAGACACCGCAGTTGAGAGACCAGAGGAAGATAAAGACATTGAGAAGGCTGCCGAAATGGATGGCACTCAAAAGGAAGCCAAAGCTGAAGAATCCACAATAAATTCGAAAAATATGGCTTTAACGGAACACCCtaatattgaaaagacGGCAAAAGATATTGGTGATGCACCCAAGGATACTAGTATCTCAAAAGATTCACAAGAAACAGACACGGAGTCCCAATCAACCGCAGTTCAAGATCTGAGCACGAAGGATTATGATGCGGAGgcaaagaaaaaacaagaatttACCACAGATGaagcttcttctttgacCGAATCAGTTATTGCCAATGGATCTACCAAGAAAAGTGAATCAACTACATCAGAGTTGAGAGATCTTACAAACATTGCACTTAGTAACGACGTTGATAGTGAGCCTGAACCCCAAGAAAAGCGAGCTGATGATGCTGAGGTGATTGACGAGAAAAAACCTGAACAAAGAGAACTCAATAATGATGACCAACCTGCAAAGGATGAGAAATCTGTAGAGACAGTGcaagaaaaagatgaaCCTGCAAAGACTGGATCAACACAAAAGGAACCcgaaaagaaagaattCGAACAAGAATCGTTGAAGGAAGCCGATGTGATACTGGAAGATCCACCTTCTAAAGTTGATACAAACGTAGATAAAGCTGATAGCGAATTCAcagaggaaaaaaaatccGCCACTGACTTACTGACAAATAAAGAGAGTGATAAGACAAAGCTTCCTAACAGTAAACCAATGACGGAGGACAAACAATCTGACAAGTCATCAAACAAGACCAAgaaccaaaagaaaaagaacaagaagaacaagaagaagaaaaattga
- a CDS encoding Mri1 protein (S. cerevisiae homolog MRI1 has S-methyl-5-thioribose-1-phosphate isomerase activity, has role in L-methionine salvage from methylthioadenosine and localizes to cytoplasm, nucleus): protein MSDQTKTLQAIKFDRDNIKLDILNQLVLPYATTYIPITTIGDAFNSIKSMQVRGAPAIAIVGAFAVVVDTYNYLNENSGGRNVNHLLQSLDYLISSRPTAVNLANAINDIKELLAKYENTQPLNEEIYNQLLNYATKLYDEDLANNYKIGENGLNYIKESLRKENFEGPFSIVTICNTGSLATSGHGTALGIIRSTYHALNKEQSNEQFYLEKVFPLETRPYNQGAKLTTYELDYEKVPFTLICDNMVSSLINTLNTESKTNNKAPVKFIIVGADRIVENGDTANKIGTFQLATISNYFNSIQNTNIKFIVAAPRTTIDLKTKQGSDIKIEERPKDELTTLVGPQLNGEDVGDKVTVGIATPGIDVWNPAFDVTPHSLIDAIVTENANVYTKDLNGEFNLSN from the coding sequence ATGAGTGATCAAACAAAGACACTACAAGCTATCAAGTTCGATAGAGATAACATTAAGTTAGATATCCTAAATCAGTTGGTATTACCCTATGCAACAACATACATCCCAATTACGACAATCGGAGAtgctttcaattcaatcaagtcTATGCAAGTGAGAGGCGCGCCAGCAATTGCCATTGTTGGAGCTTTTGCGGTAGTTGTTGATACCTACAACTATTTAAATGAAAACTCTGGTGGCCGTAATGTAAATCACCTCCTTCAGTCTTTGGACTACTTGATTAGTTCACGTCCTACTGCTGTCAATTTGGCCAATGCGATCAACGACATAAAAGAGCTTTTGGCCAAATATGAGAATACTCAACCACtaaatgaagaaatataCAACCAGCTATTAAATTACGCTACTAAATTATacgatgaagatttggCAAATAATTACAAGATTGGTGAAAATGGGTTAAACTATATTAAAGAGTCATTAAGAaaggaaaattttgaaggTCCATTTTCCATAGTCACTATATGTAATACTGGATCATTGGCTACTTCAGGTCACGGTACAGCGCTTGGGATCATTCGCTCAACATATCATGCGTTAAACAAGGAGCAATCAAAtgaacaattttatttaGAAAAAGTCTTTCCTTTGGAGACGAGACCGTACAATCAAGGTGCAAAATTAACCACTTATGAATTAGATTACGAGAAAGTCCCATTCACTTTGATTTGTGATAATATGGTGTCCTCATTGATAAACACCTTGAACACTGAATCCAAGACGAACAACAAAGCTCCCgtcaaatttattattgttggaGCAGATAGAATCGTTGAGAATGGTGATACTGCAAACAAGATTGGTACGTTCCAATTGGCCACAATTTCCAACTACTTCAACTCCATTCAGAACACAAATATCAAGTTTATCGTTGCTGCTCCAAGAACtacaattgatttaaaGACAAAACAAGGCTCGGATATCAAGATCGAAGAGAGACcaaaagatgaattgaCAACTCTAGTTGGTCCCCAATTGAATGGTGAAGATGTAGGTGATAAAGTTACCGTGGGGATCGCCACCCCTGGAATCGATGTTTGGAATCCGGCATTTGACGTAACTCCTcattcattgattgatgcaattgtCACAGAAAATGCCAATGTTTAcacaaaagatttgaatggTGAATTTAACCTTTCtaattaa
- a CDS encoding Pex12 protein (S. cerevisiae homolog PEX12 has ligase activity, has role in protein import into peroxisome matrix and localizes to integral to peroxisomal membrane) — MEYYSSLDASQLDSERPTLFELISANQLESLLSPSLRYILVHYASRYPRYLLKVNNYFDEINLALRSFIEWYFLTYWQGSFTENFYGLKRVNQTPLSEGQFNSSKLTQLVPSMIEERRKITTLQKFISIFEVTGTAFLSEKLNYCYEVWYTKYITNQLNTHESLTKKENLKIKLKRKFVEIYPYVQSAYRLANFITTLMYLSGSSKSPTILTYLFKMNYSRLNQYDYDKNEPQQKLSETKKHNKIAPPTTAELLLHFVSNNITNPSWKMVKLVLGTFFPVAIFTLKFLEWWNNSNFSAKLLKNSGNSLNFTLPPPSRLSAILRSFAKRDKSVKQRKPFKSGKLCPLCKKEMTNPAVIETGYVFDYSCIYNYLEKSHIIVAKKVEAESKEEEEEEEEEEEEVHSDNEEGAKGPKEEKNYDINKGGRCPITGQKLLGCKWNPLKEEWQIEGIRRLIL, encoded by the coding sequence ATGGAATACTACTCATCCTTAGATGCATCCCAACTAGATTCAGAAAGACCAACATTATTTGAACTTATCTCAGCTAATCAGTTGGAATCCTTATTATCACCATCATTGAGGTATATTCTTGTCCATTATGCCAGTAGATACCCCAGGTACTTGTTAAAAGTAAACAACTATTTTGATGAGATCAATTTGGCATTGAGGAGTTTTATAGAATGGTATTTTCTCACTTATTGGCAAGGTTCATTTACTGAAAACTTTTATGGTCTAAAAAGAGTGAATCAAACACCTTTGTCGGAAGGCCAGTTTAACAGTTCTAAGTTGACCCAGCTAGTCCCATCTATGATTGAGGAAAGGAGAAAGATCACAACATTACAAAAGTTTATATCCATATTTGAAGTCACGGGGACCGCTTTCTTGTCGGAAAAGTTAAACTACTGTTACGAAGTATGGTATACTAAATACATTACCAATCAACTAAATACCCACGAGTCACTTACTAAAAAGGAGAATTTAAAGATTAAATTGAAGAGGAAATTTGTTGAGATATACCCCTATGTTCAAAGTGCTTACCGTTTGGCcaacttcatcaccacTTTAATGTACTTGAGTGGATCATCGAAATCTCCCACGATTTTAACctatttattcaaaatgaacTATTCCCGATTAAACCAATACGATTACGACAAAAACGAACCACAACAGAAGTTATcggaaacaaaaaaacatAATAAGATTGCTCCACCTACAACTGCCGAGTTACTTTTACATTTTGTACTgaacaacatcaccaatcCATCGTGGAAAATGGTTAAACTTGTCTTAGGAACATTTTTCCCTGTTGCCATATTCACTTTGAAATTCCTCGAATGGTGGAATAACTCCAACTTTTCAGCAAAATTACTCAAGAACCTGGGTAATTCACTCAATTTCACgttaccaccaccatctAGATTATCAGCAATATTACGTTCATTTGCTAAGCGTGATAAATCTGTAAAACAGAGAAAGCCCTTTAAGTCAGGTAAATTATGTCCCTTATGCAAAAAAGAGATGACCAATCCTGCAGTTATTGAAACAGGATATGTGTTTGATTATTCGTGTATTTATAATTACTTGGAAAAATCACATATAATAGTTGCAAAGAAAGTTGAGGCggaatcaaaagaagaagaagaagaagaagaagaagaagaagaagaagtgCATTCAGATAATGAGGAAGGTGCAAAGGGtccaaaagaagagaagaattACGATATAAATAAAGGTGGAAGATGTCCCATAACTGGACAAAAGTTGCTTGGTTGTAAGTGGAATCCATTGAAGGAGGAATGGCAAATCGAAGGTATCAGACGTCTAATCCTTTAG
- a CDS encoding Not3 protein (similarity to Not5p, putative transcriptional regulator), whose protein sequence is MANRKLQKDIDIIFKRIQEGLQDFNYHYERYESLTNTEDDSDNQREKEKLANDLKKEIKKLQKFREQIKHWLSNDAVNTLGPVGTSYSAKLSENKSTIEDAMETYKLVEKQTKLKSFSNQSIMMAFADNENGEEEEDESEDEESSEEEDESLYDELSEEAVDLIRYFKDSISQLKEQTDKYTHEYEKLASKKLRKNNLATIEAKKEKIQATVSNNKFHQKKLRKLIKQLKNGMVTDFNLIFALKGDLEDYLDKHGDTDFTKDTELYDDIFNQISATDEDYSEIHEDTSTVATSVDSASVVKNGHVEKKSKSPTPPKMSSRSSSEQPSYSQQHQQQNQIHHSQQLPKANQAHATHSNDNAEHRHVSQTHSVTHSTAQASNHVPTTQQSPEMASPAIVRTLRPATTPSKPVGGLKWSAAAAVGLPETPEKPALQDEVSELNSIKPESNIPFKPLELEDIDLEKYKTVISNSPLSKTERNLFSNMDLVRAPPGIQDLVISFASKRNNEEFKILIDSTEFNQFTSPIYKPYLPKSVQPNYYSQFTNFSFKHPTQLSKFQSHWNKIRAYYGFKSLTDEIKNLSPRDISESSALVTELTFVLFYGYYYGLTPAENLIAESCLFEIGWKPYKSQFESNNRSPSPFGDASTDKKQGQGQTLYWFKRLKLISNDPTDGQHATIEFGDYQVFDLNFWEIFVKYGFKFEYNLCQMEPSRTLF, encoded by the exons ATGGCGAATAGAAAACTACAAAA GGACATAGATATTATTTTCAAACGAATCCAAGAGGGTTTACAAGATTTCAACTACCATTATGAAAGGTATGAAAGTCTAACGAATACCGAGGATGATTCAGATAATcaaagagagaaagagaaactAGCAAATGATTTAAAAAAGGAGATAAAGAAACTACAGAAGTTTCGAGAACAGATTAAACATTGGCTACTGAATGATGCCGTTAATACATTGGGACCAGTGGGGACTTCATACAGTGCCAAGCTTTCTGAAAACAAAAGCACGATTGAAGATGCAATGGAAACTTACAAACTCGTTGAAAAACagacaaaattgaagtcGTTTTCGAATCAGTCGATCATGATGGCATTTGCCGATAATGAAAATGGagaggaggaagaagatgaaagtgaagatgaagaaagtagtgaagaagaagatgaaagtCTATATGATGAGTTGTCAGAGGAAGCAGTAGACTTGATTAGATATTTCAAAGACTCGATATCGCAACTCAAGGAACAAACAGATAAGTATACTCATGAATATGAAAAGTTGGCGTCAAAAAAGTTGCGAAAGAATAACCTTGCCACGATTGAGGccaaaaaagagaaaataCAAGCCACGGTTTCAAATaacaaatttcatcagAAAAAGTTGCGTAAGTTGATCAAACAGCTAAAGAATGGTATGGTTACCGATTTCAACCTTATTTTCGCATTGAAGGGTGATTTGGAAGATTATTTGGACAAGCACGGAGATACTGATTTCACTAAAGATACTGAGTTGTACGATGACATATTCAACCAAATCTCAGCTACAGATGAAGATTATTCGGAAATTCATGAAGACACTTCAACAGTAGCAACATCTGTTGATAGTGCTAGCGTAGTGAAAAATGGTCATGTTGagaaaaaatcaaaatcgccaacaccaccaaagaTGTCGAGCCGAAGCTCAAGTGAACAACCTAGTTATAGCCAACAACACCAGCAGCAGAACCAGATCCATCATTCACAGCAGCTACCTAAAGCCAACCAGGCTCATGCGACACATTCCAATGATAATGCAGAGCATCGACACGTTTCACAGACACATTCTGTTACCCATTCCACTGCGCAAGCTTCAAATCATGTACCAACTACTCAACAAAGTCCAGAAATGGCATCACCAGCTATTGTCAGAACATTGAGACCAGCAACAACGCCTTCAAAGCCAGTTGGTGGACTCAAATGGTCTGCTGCAGCAGCAGTTGGCTTACCTGAAACACCAGAAAAACCGGCCCTTCAAGATGAAGTGTCCGAGTTGAACTCAATAAAGCCTGAATCAAACATACCTTTCAAGCCATTGGAACTTGAGGATATTGATCTAGAGAAATACAAGACAGTGATTTCCAATTCCCCCTTATCCAAAACAGAACGTAATTTGTTTTCCAATATGGATTTGGTTCGTGCACCACCTGGAATCCAAGATTTGGTGATATCATTTGCTTCAAAGCGAAATAATGAAGAATTCAAGATTCTTATTGACTCAACAgaattcaatcaatttactTCACCAATTTACAAACCATATTTACCTAAAAGTGTTCAACCAAATTATTATTcacaatttacaaatttcaGCTTTAAACATCCAACCCAATTGAGCAAGTTTCAATCTCATTGGAATAAAATCAGAGCTTATTATGGATTCAAGAGCTTGACTGATGAGATCAAGAACTTGTCGCCGCGAGATATTTCTGAGTCCTCGGCGTTAGTAACGGAGTTGACGTTTGTTTTGTTCTATGGATATTACTATGGGTTAACACCAGCTGAAAACTTGATTGCCGAGAGTTGcttatttgaaattggttggAAACCATACAAGAGCCAATTTGAATCTAACAATAGAAGCCCCTCACCATTTGGTGACGCTTCTACTGATAAAAAACAGGGACAAGGACAAACTCTATATTGGTTCAAGAGATTGAAGCTTATATCGAATGACCCAACAGATGGACAACAcgcaacaattgaatttggtgattACCAAGTATTTGATTTAAACTTTTGGGAAATATTTGTGAAATATGGATTCAAGTTTGAGTATAACTTGTGTCAAATGGAACCATCAAGGACATTATTCTAG